The Rhodothermales bacterium genome includes a region encoding these proteins:
- a CDS encoding DCC1-like thiol-disulfide oxidoreductase family protein, with translation MDSPDPTTRDAARAGSPSAGHALVLFDGVCNLCNGSVHFVIDRDPESYFRFAALQSEAAKPALAQCGRDAGVLDSIVLIEEGQCYTRSSAALRIARRLSGGWPVVYAGIIIPRVLRDAIYDFIARNRYRWFGRTEACRIPTLDLRARFLDDPVG, from the coding sequence ATGGATTCCCCTGATCCTACGACTCGGGACGCCGCACGGGCCGGCAGTCCGAGCGCCGGCCATGCGCTGGTTTTATTCGACGGCGTTTGCAATCTGTGCAACGGCTCCGTCCACTTCGTAATCGATAGGGACCCGGAGAGCTACTTTCGCTTTGCCGCCCTCCAATCGGAGGCGGCGAAGCCCGCCCTGGCTCAGTGTGGACGCGACGCGGGCGTGCTGGACAGCATCGTGCTGATTGAGGAGGGGCAGTGTTATACGCGTTCGAGCGCGGCGCTGCGTATTGCGCGCCGGCTGTCGGGGGGCTGGCCGGTAGTGTATGCGGGCATCATTATCCCTCGCGTGCTGCGGGATGCCATCTACGACTTCATCGCGCGAAATCGCTATCGCTGGTTCGGGCGCACCGAAGCCTGCCGCATCCCTACGCTGGACCTCCGGGCGCGTTTTCTTGACGATCCGGTTGGTTGA